One segment of Oncorhynchus keta strain PuntledgeMale-10-30-2019 unplaced genomic scaffold, Oket_V2 Un_contig_16035_pilon_pilon, whole genome shotgun sequence DNA contains the following:
- the LOC127919224 gene encoding ubiquitin carboxyl-terminal hydrolase 37-like: protein MYQSSLVIDMACFCWCKKKKRQKANSVDVEQKTRKKKERGTSSPSPIPSDRSERNGSATSDPSPSDQLSSLHPPPSPVKCSSQPCSPAKQPSVPRSPAKNPSPVKSSPVVSHPSSPSPTNPLDRHGDTSQEGTKVRPLSLQDHSSPMPQRPVSATRSMTLPRTSSATRSMTLPRTSSATRSMTLPRTSSATRSMTLPRTSSATRSMTLPRTSSATRSMTLPRTSSATRSMTLPRTSSATRSMTLPRTSSATRSMTLPRASSATRRSMTLHRTSSATRGSEETQGARGEQVALVNMELLGLPNIGNTCFLNATLQCLLVLPSFSKEILHQEQLWSSSPFSNLLRSLSDVHRSGLPDSVANQASKADLMWKVKYSLSGYDLKYLGDTQQDAHELLINMLCQLKEEGMILKTLGMNYTCPVSQLEFQLVSVRTCTSCGRESSTREDYNHLSLDFSPERTLLNSLALTFKSEQVEFTCEGCKGLHASKVEQFHTLPLVLVLHLKRFGGPGGLEKLEAPLLFPSELRLSTLCGDMVPHLHSASPQALTNQAPSIQGSIPQTLASQVSSPPGVAKDSALCCS from the exons ATGTATCAGTCTTCATTGGTTATCGACATGGCTTGTTTCTGCTGGTGCAAAAAG AAAAAACGTCAGAAAGCAAATTCAGTTGATGTGGAGCAGAAGACAAgaaagaagaaggagaggggcacttcatccccctctccaatTCCATCTGACCGTTCTGAACGGAATGGCTCCGCTACCTCTGACCCCTCACCCTCTGACcaactctcctccctccatccacctccctctcctgttaAATGTTCCTCTCAGCCTTGCTCTCCTGCTAAACAACCCTCTGTACCCCGGTCACCTGCCAAAAACCCTTCCCCAGTGAAATCCTCTCCAGTGGTGTCCCACCCTAGTTCTCCCTCTCCTACCAACCCTCTGGATCgtcatggagacaccagtcaggagGGCACAAAAGTCAG ACCTCTGTCTCTTCAGGACCACTCCAGTCCAATGCCCCAGAGACCAGTCTCAGCCACCAGAAGCATGACTCTTCCCAGGACCAGCTCAGCCACCAGAAGCATGACTCTTCCCAGGACCAGCTCAGCCACCAGAAGCATGACTCTTCCCAGGACCAGCTCAGCCACCAGAAGCATGACTCTTCCCAGGACCAGCTCAGCCACCAGAAGCATGACTCTTCCCAGGACCAGCTCAGCCACCAGAAGCATGACTCTTCCCAGGACCAGCTCAGCCACCAGAAGCATGACTCTTCCCAGGACCAGCTCAGCCACCAGAAGCATGACTCTTCCCAGGACCAGCTCAGCCACCAGAAGCATGACTCTTCCCAGGGCCAGCTCAGCCACCAGAAGAAGCATGACTCTTCACAGGACCAGCTCAGCCACCAGAGGGTCAGAAGAGACCCAGGGGGCCAGAGGAGAACAGGTGGCACTGGTCAACATGGAACTTCTTGG GTTGCCTAACATTGGCAACACTTGCTTCCTTAACGCCACCCTGCAGTGCCTCCTGGTCCTGCCTTCCTTCTCAAAGGAAATCCTGCACCAGGAACAACTCTGGagctcctcccccttctccaacCTGCTCAG GAGTCTGTCTGATGTGCACCGTTCGGGTTTACCTGACAGTGTTGCAAACCAGGCCTCAAAAGCAGACCTCATGTGGAAGGTCAAGTACTCCTTGTCGGGATACGATTTGAAGTATCTGGGGGACACGCAACAG GACGCACACGAGTTACTCATCAATATGCTGTGCCAGCTGAAGGAGGAGGGCATGATTCTGAAGACACTCGGGATGAACTATACCTGCCCTGTTTCCCAGCTGGAGTTCCAGCTTGTGTCGGTGCGCACATGTACCAG CTGTGGGCGCGAGTCGTCTACCAGAGAGGACTACAACCACCTCTCATTGGACTTCAGCCCTGAGCGCACCTTGCTGAACAGCCTAGCACTCACTTTCAAA AGTGAACAGGTTGAATTCACATGTGAGGGCTGTAAAGGCCTCCACGCCTCAAAGGTGGAGCAGTTccacacactgcctct TGTGCTGGTTCTGCATCTGAAGAGGTTTGGAGGACCTGGGGGGTTGGAGAAGCTGGAGGCTCCTCTTTTGTTTCCTTCGGAGCTGAGGCTCTCCACCCTCTGTGGGGACATGGTGCCACACCTGCACAGTGCCAGCCCACAGGCCCTCACCAACCAGGCCCCCAGCATCCAGGGGTCCATCCCCCAGACCCTCGCCAGCCAAGTCTCCAGCCCACCTGGAGTGGCCAAAGACAGCGCCCTCTGCTGTTCAT AA